From a single Candidatus Defluviilinea gracilis genomic region:
- the iorA gene encoding indolepyruvate ferredoxin oxidoreductase subunit alpha produces the protein MREFLLGNEAIARGAWEAGVKFVSGYPGTPSTEIIETLAMRFPETNPRWSTNEKVAFEEGMGAAIGGLRTLVTMKHVGLNVAADAFMVFPYSGTNGGFVVISADDPGMHSSQNEQDNRYLARVAKVPVLEPSDAQECHDFMIAGLELSEQFRSPVMLRTTTRLAHHKGLVEVGERKEVETREFNRDPHRFSVPIYRLIRRPEVEKTLTALAEYAETCPFNRIEEGADKKIGVVTSGISYQYVKEVLPNAGVLRLGMTYPLPANLLRDFCAQYETVYVVEEGEPFIEEFMRGAGIANLTGKELFGVIGEYSPGRLQKTLGLGDPPAPFTNDGVNLIMRPPMFCVGCGHRTVFAALRQLRVTVSGDIGCYTMGALHPYEAEHTTFCMGASIGVAVGLEQAGHENTVAIIGDSTFIHAGIPPLIDAVYNRSRLTLIILDNSTTGMTGSQPNPVSGKDVMGQTAPQIDLEALCRASGVANVAVVDTWDRKEVVNVIRRAVSFKGPSVVIARGPCQQIPEIKHAHRIPFFIHEDLCTQCDACFKVWCPAITRTPQNFPVIAANECTSCTVCAQVCPTDAIKLAEETA, from the coding sequence ATGCGAGAATTCCTGTTAGGTAATGAAGCCATCGCCCGCGGAGCGTGGGAAGCGGGAGTCAAATTCGTATCGGGCTACCCAGGCACGCCCAGCACCGAGATCATCGAGACGCTGGCGATGCGCTTCCCCGAAACCAACCCGCGCTGGTCCACCAACGAGAAGGTCGCGTTTGAAGAAGGCATGGGCGCGGCAATCGGCGGCTTGCGCACGCTGGTCACCATGAAGCACGTCGGTCTCAACGTCGCGGCAGATGCCTTCATGGTCTTCCCCTACTCAGGCACAAACGGCGGCTTCGTCGTCATCTCAGCCGACGACCCTGGGATGCACTCCTCGCAAAACGAGCAGGACAACCGCTATCTCGCGCGCGTCGCCAAAGTGCCCGTGCTCGAGCCGAGCGACGCGCAGGAATGTCACGACTTCATGATCGCAGGACTCGAACTCTCGGAGCAGTTCCGCTCGCCCGTCATGCTCCGCACCACGACCAGGCTCGCGCACCACAAAGGATTGGTGGAAGTCGGCGAGCGGAAGGAAGTGGAGACCCGCGAATTTAACCGCGACCCCCACCGCTTCTCTGTCCCGATTTATCGCCTGATCCGCCGTCCCGAAGTTGAGAAAACGCTGACGGCTCTCGCCGAATACGCCGAGACCTGTCCCTTCAACCGAATCGAAGAAGGCGCGGACAAAAAAATCGGCGTGGTCACTTCGGGGATTTCGTATCAATACGTGAAGGAAGTTTTGCCGAACGCGGGCGTCCTGCGCCTCGGCATGACCTACCCCCTGCCCGCAAATCTTCTGCGCGATTTCTGCGCCCAATACGAAACCGTGTACGTCGTCGAAGAAGGCGAACCGTTCATCGAAGAATTCATGCGCGGGGCGGGCATCGCAAACCTCACAGGCAAGGAACTCTTCGGCGTCATCGGCGAATACTCGCCAGGCAGGTTGCAGAAAACGCTTGGGCTGGGCGACCCGCCCGCGCCGTTCACCAACGACGGCGTCAACCTCATCATGCGTCCGCCCATGTTCTGCGTCGGTTGCGGACATCGCACCGTCTTCGCCGCGTTGAGGCAGTTGCGCGTCACCGTGTCGGGGGACATCGGCTGTTACACCATGGGCGCGTTGCATCCCTACGAAGCGGAACACACCACCTTCTGCATGGGCGCGAGCATCGGCGTCGCCGTCGGCTTGGAGCAGGCGGGACACGAGAACACCGTCGCCATCATCGGCGACTCGACCTTCATCCACGCGGGCATCCCGCCGCTGATCGACGCGGTCTACAATCGAAGCCGCCTCACGCTCATCATCCTCGACAACTCGACGACAGGCATGACGGGCAGCCAACCCAATCCCGTTTCGGGCAAGGATGTGATGGGGCAGACCGCGCCTCAAATTGACCTCGAAGCGTTGTGCCGCGCCTCGGGCGTTGCCAACGTCGCCGTTGTGGATACGTGGGACCGCAAGGAAGTCGTCAACGTCATCCGCCGCGCCGTTTCATTCAAGGGACCTTCCGTCGTCATCGCGCGTGGACCGTGCCAGCAGATCCCCGAAATCAAACACGCGCATCGCATTCCCTTCTTCATCCATGAAGACCTCTGCACGCAATGCGACGCCTGCTTTAAAGTGTGGTGTCCCGCCATCACGCGCACGCCGCAAAATTTCCCCGTCATCGCCGCCAACGAATGCACCTCCTGCACCGTCTGCGCCCAGGTCTGCCCGACGGACGCCATCAAACTCGCGGAGGAAACCGCATGA
- a CDS encoding indolepyruvate oxidoreductase subunit beta codes for MKTYNLMFAGVGGQGSLLIAELTSLAAVNAGYDTKQTEVHGVSQRGGSVETHVRFGEKVHSPIVTPGEADAVVGLEKLEALRFAHYLNVEHGTVLVNDHELVPGSVPNAESIYPRETIDFLRSKGMKVVALPASQTARDLGDARMANVVMLGALSTLLPIERDVWDKTLKLRIPAKYLNGNLQAFECGYVAMQSLNTKDTKYTKEKETFLKPS; via the coding sequence ATGAAGACCTACAACCTGATGTTTGCGGGCGTCGGTGGGCAGGGATCGCTTCTCATCGCCGAACTGACTTCGCTCGCCGCCGTCAACGCGGGGTACGACACGAAGCAGACCGAAGTGCACGGCGTTTCGCAAAGAGGCGGGAGCGTGGAAACGCACGTCCGCTTCGGCGAAAAAGTTCACTCGCCCATCGTCACCCCAGGTGAAGCCGACGCGGTGGTCGGACTCGAAAAATTGGAAGCCCTGCGTTTCGCGCATTACTTGAACGTTGAACACGGAACGGTCCTCGTCAACGACCATGAACTGGTGCCAGGCTCGGTGCCAAACGCCGAAAGCATCTACCCGCGCGAAACGATTGATTTCCTCAGATCGAAGGGCATGAAAGTCGTCGCCCTGCCCGCCTCGCAAACCGCGCGCGACCTCGGCGACGCCCGCATGGCAAACGTCGTCATGCTCGGCGCGTTATCCACGCTGCTGCCCATCGAACGGGATGTGTGGGATAAGACGCTCAAGCTCCGCATCCCCGCCAAATATTTGAACGGTAATTTGCAGGCGTTTGAATGTGGTTATGTTGCGATGCAATCCTTAAACACGAAGGACACGAAGTACACAAAGGAAAAAGAGACATTTCTTAAACCTTCGTGA
- a CDS encoding 2-isopropylmalate synthase gives MSANPNDTHELIYDWNLVEAPEAPKKRVMVTDETLRDGLQSPSVIQPEIQDKVYLLYLMSDLGVDAADLGLCGAGEKFKYHVSVLAKEIVKQKMDIQPQSAARSVVADIIPIVDVSEEVGIPLEAAVFLGTSPIRRFAESWDVDFLLRQTEEAVTFATKHGIPVMFVTEDTVRADPETLRRVYETAIRSGAKRICAADTVGHIAPHGVHALISFLRKVVDEVDPTVGIDWHGHKDRGLEIANSLAAVEAGADRVHACGLGIGERSGNTPMELLLVNFNLLGWGNRDLTKLPEYCEVIADKCGAVIPFNYPIVGADAFRTTTGVHAAAIAKALTKNDEWLAEHVYCGVPSSMVGRAHEIEIGPMSGEHNVRFFLRKHKMEENPAYVTKILEVAKRSNHLLGEDDVRRIVTVMSRRQRAHQEVTDEELDHELTRRRERILR, from the coding sequence ATGTCCGCGAATCCAAACGACACGCACGAACTGATCTACGATTGGAATCTCGTCGAAGCGCCCGAGGCGCCGAAGAAGCGCGTGATGGTCACCGACGAAACCCTGCGCGACGGATTGCAATCGCCGTCCGTCATCCAGCCTGAGATTCAAGACAAAGTGTATTTGCTATACCTCATGTCTGACCTCGGCGTGGACGCGGCAGATTTAGGTTTGTGCGGCGCGGGCGAGAAGTTCAAATATCACGTCAGCGTGCTGGCGAAGGAAATCGTCAAACAGAAGATGGACATCCAGCCGCAGAGCGCGGCGCGTTCCGTCGTCGCCGATATCATCCCCATCGTGGATGTCTCCGAAGAGGTCGGCATACCGCTCGAAGCGGCGGTCTTCCTCGGCACGAGTCCCATTCGCCGATTTGCCGAAAGCTGGGATGTGGACTTCCTGTTGCGCCAAACCGAAGAAGCCGTCACCTTTGCCACCAAGCACGGCATCCCCGTCATGTTCGTCACCGAAGACACGGTGCGAGCCGACCCTGAGACTCTGCGTCGGGTGTACGAAACAGCCATCAGGTCGGGAGCGAAGCGCATTTGCGCCGCCGACACGGTCGGTCACATTGCCCCGCATGGAGTCCATGCGTTGATCTCATTCCTCCGCAAGGTGGTGGATGAAGTGGACCCGACGGTGGGCATCGACTGGCACGGGCATAAAGATCGCGGGCTGGAGATCGCCAACTCCCTCGCCGCCGTCGAAGCGGGCGCGGATCGAGTCCACGCCTGCGGCTTGGGCATCGGCGAACGAAGCGGCAACACGCCCATGGAACTCCTGCTGGTCAACTTCAACCTGCTCGGCTGGGGAAACCGCGACCTGACGAAACTGCCCGAATATTGCGAGGTCATCGCCGACAAATGCGGCGCGGTCATCCCGTTCAATTATCCCATCGTCGGCGCCGACGCCTTCCGCACGACCACGGGCGTTCATGCCGCGGCAATCGCCAAGGCTCTCACCAAAAACGACGAGTGGCTGGCGGAGCATGTCTATTGCGGCGTGCCTTCGAGCATGGTCGGGCGCGCGCACGAGATCGAAATCGGTCCGATGTCTGGCGAGCATAACGTGCGCTTCTTCTTACGCAAACATAAAATGGAAGAGAACCCCGCCTACGTCACGAAAATTCTCGAAGTGGCGAAACGCTCCAACCACCTGCTCGGTGAAGACGACGTGCGCCGCATCGTCACGGTGATGAGCCGACGCCAGCGCGCGCATCAGGAAGTGACCGACGAGGAACTCGATCACGAGTTGACGCGCCGCCGCGAAAGGATCCTGCGATGA